The Pan paniscus chromosome 1, NHGRI_mPanPan1-v2.0_pri, whole genome shotgun sequence genome has a segment encoding these proteins:
- the ITLN2 gene encoding intelectin-2 produces the protein MLSMLRTMTRLCFLLFFSVATSGCSAAAASSLEMLSREFETCAFSFSSLPRSCKEIKERCHSAGDGLYFLRTKNGVVYQTFCDMTSGGGGWTLVASVHENDMHGKCTVGDRWSSQQGNKADYPEGDGNWANYNTFGSAEAATSDDYKNPGYYDIQAKDLGIWHVPNKSPMQHWRNSALLRYRTNTGFLQRLGHNLFGIYQKYPVKYRSGKCWNDNGPAIPVVYDFGDAKKTASYYSPYGQREFVAGFVQFRVFNNERAANALCAGIRVTGCNTEHHCIGGGGFFPQGKPRQCGDFSAFDWDGYGTHVKSSCSREITEAAVLLFYR, from the exons ATGCTGTCTATGCTG AGGACAATGACCAGACTCTGCTTCCTGTTATTCTTCTCTGTGGCCACCAGTGGGTGCAGTGCAG CAGCAGCCTCTTCTCTTGAGATGCTCTCGAGGGAATTCGAAACCTgtgccttctccttttcttccctgcCTAGAAGCTGCAAAGAAATCAAGGAACGCTGCCATAGTGCAGGTG ATGGCCTGTATTTTCTCCGCACCAAGAATGGTGTTGTCTACCAGACCTTCTGTGACATGACCTCTGGGGGTGGCGGCTGGACCCTGGTGGCCAGCGTGCACGAGAATGACATGCATGGGAAGTGCACGGTGGGCGATCGCTGGTCCAGTCAGCAGGGCAACAAAGCAGACTACCCAGAGGGGGATGGCAACTGGGCCAACTACAACACCTTTGGATCTGCAGAGGCGGCCACGAGTGATGACTACAAG AACCCTGGCTACTACGACATCCAGGCCAAGGACCTGGGCATCTGGCATGTGCCCAACAAGTCCCCCATGCAGCATTGGAGAAACAGCGCCCTGCTGAGGTACCGCACCAACACTGGCTTCCTCCAGAGACTGGGACATAATCTGTTTGGCATCTACCAG AAATACCCAGTGAAATACAGATCAGGGAAATGTTGGAATGACAATGGCCCAGCCATACCTGTGGTCTATGACTTTGGTGATGCTAAGAAGACTGCATCTTATTACTCACCGTATGGTCAAC GGGAATTTGTTGCAGGATTCGTTCAGTTCCGGGTGTTTAATAACGAGAGAGCAGCCAACGCCCTTTGTGCTGGGATAAGAGTTACTGGCTGTAACACTGAGCAT CACTGCATCGGTGGAGGAGGGTTCTTCCCACAGGGCAAACCCCGTCAGTGTGGGGACTTCTCCGCCTTTGACTGGGATGGATATGGAACTCATGTTAAGAGCAGCTGCAGTCGGGAGATAACGGAGGCGGCTGTACTCTTGTTCTATAGATGA